The DNA segment TATCATTTAATGTTTCAATGGTAGATTTTCCGTAAAAAGAATTAGAGATAAGAGTTCCTTGCATCGTGTCTCCACCATCGACAACGACCGTACCATCCGCATTCACTGAACGGAAATCCTCAACAATGCCGCCAATTAACGCCATTCCGCCTTGTTGGTATTGCTGGTTCTGGATAATGTTCCCATGAATATCGTTGGTAGAAAGAATATCAATGACATCAAAAACGAGAGGTTTAAACGTTTTGGCGACTTCCTCCAGCGTCATCGGCTCATTCGGTTGAAACGCTTCCTCAAACGTTATATCAAATCCACCTGCTAGAGTCGCATAGGCCACATACGGCTTCGCTTCCTCAGGAATAGACTCGACATCCGTGAAATTATTCAACACCTCAAGATCCACTTCAGGGACCTCGCCATTATTCATCGCAAGCGTAAACAATTTCGCCATATCAATCCGGGTAATTGGTTCCTTAGGACTAGCACCTTTAGACTTGTTTGATGAATCAGAGAAAAACACATCTTTCGGACTTAACCCCTTCATCTCATCCGCGCGCTTCAACATCTTCATTACATCAAGGCGCGTCACATAAGGGTTTTTATGTATCTGAATCTGCTGCTTCTGCTTAATAATGTCTTGATCAATCAAAAGCTCTGTATCACTTAACTGCGCCATGTCGAAGTTCGTCTCAGCTTTTACCTCATCTGCCTGAAACAACGAGAAAGCCATTACTGGAGCGGCTAAAACGGTCAACAACTGCCTTTTCTTCATCCGTCTTTTTCCCCCTTGAATTGTATTAGAAACCGTATACAATGTACCAAATTGAATGAAAATTTAAAATCATGCAATCTATCTATTTTTTGTGAGAGTAGGAGGATTATGATGGAAAAATGTCTAATTATGTATATATAAGAAATCATAAAGAATAGGTGAGATAAGAAATGCCCATATATAACAAACTCGTCCGTGACCGAATTCCTGAGATAATCGAAGGAAAGGGTAAGTCGATTCGTACCCGTATATTAAATGAAGAGGAATACATAGATTCATTGAAAAACAAGCTCCAAGAAGAAGTAAACGAATATCTTGCAGCAGATAATGATCAAGAAGCTTTGGAGGAATTGGCTGATTTATTGGAGTTAATCCGTGCTGTTACAAAAATCCACGATTCTTCAATAGAACAAGTGGAAAAGATCCGGCGTGAAAAGAGTGACCAGCGTGGATCGTTTCATAATCAGGTTTATCTAGTTGAGGTGGAGGATTGAAAAGTTGGGGGAATAAGAGTGGACAAACAGCTGTTGAGAGAAAAGGTAGAACATCTTACCATTTGGAAAAAGCATGACCAACGTGCCCCACATAAACCTTTATTGATCTTGTACGCGTTAGGTCGACTCGTAACACATCAACAAAGGTGGATTCCCTTTAAGCAAGCCTATACAAAAATGGAACATCTATTGAAGGAATATGGCCCACCGAGGAAGTCCTATCACCCAGAGCAGCCTTTTGTACGTCTCGTGAATGATGGTATCTGGCAACTCACTCCTTCAGTAGATCATCAGAAATTTACCAAAACTGAATTACTAGTGAAGGAAATACAAGGCGGGTTCACACCAGAAGTCCAAAAGCTGCTAGAAAAGGATCGATCCCTTCCTTTTGAAATTGCTAACGACATTCTAGTTAAGCATTTTCCAGAAACTTACCATGAAGAGCTGTTGCAGGAGTTCGTGTTGATTTTTGGCTTTCGAACCTACCGAAAACGGGACGCTGCATTTAGGAGAAAAATTATCCATGCCTACGAAGGACGATGTGCTGTATGTGGGTTTAGTGCGAAAATCCATGGCTCGCTTGTTGGAGTGGAAGCGGCCCATATTAAGTGGCATCAGTATGGAGGACCGGATATGGAAGATAACGGATTAGCCTTATGTTCTTTGCATCATAAGCTGTTTGATAAAGGTATCTTTACTGTTACTAATGGTAAGAAGGTGTGGGTGTCTGAGTATGCAAGTGGGATAGAGAACTTTAGAGAGATGATGACGGATTTCCATAATCAAAACATTAGGATGCCGTTTTCGCTTTGTTATGAGCCAAGTTCGGATTTTTTAGAATGGCATGTGAGGGAAGTTTTTAAAGGATACTAGTTACAAATATAAGCAAGATGGAACGAGGTGTTAAAGAAATGGACCAGATTGTTTAATAACGCTTAGTAAGATAAATGGAGATTGTGAATAAATGCACCTAAAGTAACGGTACAGGTTAGTTACACAAGTTATAAATTGAATAGTTTAAAGTTATAGAGCATTCCTGTGTAATGAGGAATGCTCTATTCTTTGTCTAAAGATAAAAGGATGTTTATATAAGAACAAAAATATAATCATAATCGATAATTATTTATTGATAAGCGATAAATTGAGTGTTAAAATCAAATTTACAATGAATAAGAGGGGTGCTTTTTTATGAAACGAGGATCAACACTCTTTTTAAAGATAGCTGTTGTTCTTATTGGAATCCCAATTCTTGCTTTGTGCATATTTGTAGTGCCTGAGATAGCGAGTTTCGCAGCAGAATTGTATCCAGATATTGCTTATATAAACGATCTTGTTTTAGTCAATTTGTATGCAGCGGCGATACCTTTTTACTTTGCTCTGTATCAAGCTTTTAAACTTTTAAGCTATATTGACAAGAACAAAGCTTTCTCGGAATTATCTGTTAGAACTTTAAAGAATATAAAATACTGTGCAATCACAATCAGTATTTTGTATGTGATAGGCATGCCACTCTTTTATCTCATCGCGGAGAGAGATGACGCCCCAGGTATCATAGTGCTCGGAATGATCATTATTTTTGCTTCGTTGGTGATTGCAGTCTTTGCTGCTCTTCTTCAAAATCTGTTAAAAAATGCCATAGATATAAAATCAGAAAATGATTTAACGGTCTGAGGTGAAAACAATGGCGATCATAATTAATATTGATGTGATGTTGGCGAAAAGGAAAATGAGCGTAACAGAACTTTCGGAGAGGGTTGGAATAACAATGGCTAACCTTTCTATATTGAAAAATGGAAAGGCAAAAGCGATTCGATTTTCAACTTTAGAAGCGATTTGTAAAGCTTTAGAATGTCAGCCTGGAGATATTTTAGAATACCGAAGTGATGAAGACACCCAAGGTTAATAAAATGAAGCATGTAACACTTAAAGGAAAGGGATATTTCTTTATTTAAATGTTCAAATTCATAAAAGAGGAGTTACTCATGAATTTAACCATTCAAAATGATTCTCAGAAGAAACCATTGAAGGCACAGATCATGAGGGCACTAAAACAACTCATTCGTTTTGGTTGGGAGCAGGCCTTATCATGTTTATTTCCTATCGTTATTTTTGTCTCTTTAGCTGTTACAGAAATCATGACACTTCCCTTCCTCCCACGGTATGACTGGCTGCTCATCATCTGTCTTCTGATGCAGTGGTGGATGGTGCGTTCTGGGCTTGAAACACGGGATGAACTAAAGGTTATTACAGTGTTCCACCTTATTGGACTTGCTCTTGAACTTTTTAAGGTACATATGGGCTCCTGGTCTTATCCAGAGGAAGCCTATTTCAAAATTTTTGGAGTGCCCTTGTATAGCGGATTCATGTACGCAAGTGTAGCGAGTTATCTTTGCCAGGCGTGGAGGAGGTTACATGTTGAACTGGTTAAGTGGCCCCCGTTTCTGGTGGTTGTACCTCTTTCGGCTGCGATTTATTTGAATTTTTTCACCCACCATTATTGGATTGATGTCCGCTTTTGGTTATCTGGACTTGTACTTATCGTCTTTTGGCAATCATGGGTTACATACGAGGTGGATGGAACTCGCTACCGTATGCCACTCGCTCTTTCTTTTGTGCTCATCGGAATTTTTATATGGATCGCCGAGAATATCGCAACGTATTTCGGAGCTTGGGAGTATCCATACCAAACCGATGCATGGAGTCTCGTTCATCTAGGAAAGGTGAGTTCATGGCTTTTATTAGTGATTGTTAGCTTTCTTATAGTAGCGACTTTAAAGCAGGTTAAGGGAAAAGCTCCACTAGGATAGGTACTAGTCAGTTTTTATAACTGTTAAGAAAGTCGGATCCTTAGTATTGTAAGGAATTCGACTTTTTTAGGTTAAAGTTCTCCTAGCGTAGAATATTCCGAATAAGATAAATCGAAAAGAGTAACGTTCGTAATTGGGCAGTTTTGTTTATTATCCGAAACTTTATAGAAGTGTCGCGTTTGTAAGGGAATAGGAGTTATCTGTTGGTGTTGGCATTCCTAGAAAATTTGTCAGGATTTTTAATAATGGGTCATTTCGAGATTGTAATACATATTATTTTAATTCAGTTGGGTGCTTTACCTAAGTAAAAAATGGGCGACTGTCCTGCATAAAAGAGCCGGATAGTGGAGAAAGAACAAGATATGAGCGTGCTAAACTGATTGAGTTGGCACGTATTTTTTATTCAATGGATTGTTAGCTTTATTAACTTTAACGTTGTTAAAATCGGAGTAAGATGTTTAACTATGAAATAATAATAAACATAGAAAAAATCATCAATGCTCCAACATAAGTAGAAAGGTAGTGCCGAATGTTACGAAAGATATATAACCGTTCTATATTATCAATCACGCGCTTCTTATTGCATCTGTTGTTGAATCGTAAACACTCCAATTCAAAGAAAACCGGCTTTGAAGAAGTCAACGACATTATGCAAAAGTTCCAGACGAATCTCATTACTAATCAACAGTTAACCGTAGATCTAACGGAAGGGCCGGTTCCTGGGAGGAATAAAAACTCAAGGCGGTTGATAACCGCGTTTGAATCTAATCGCGATAAACGAGAAGAAGAGAACTTCTATGTTAAAGTCGCCAGAGATTGGGTCAGTGATTTAACTAGAAAGAGGCATCGCACAGCCCTCGCGTGTATTATTATCTTCCTAGGTCTTTATTTAAGCGGGCTTTTTCTTAATCAATATATCAGTGGCTGGAGCGGTGCCGTCATATTGTGCGGTATGTTCGTTTGCCCCATCCTCGGATTTTTCAGTGCAGCCCTAGGAA comes from the Halobacillus shinanisalinarum genome and includes:
- a CDS encoding nucleoside triphosphate pyrophosphohydrolase, with the translated sequence MPIYNKLVRDRIPEIIEGKGKSIRTRILNEEEYIDSLKNKLQEEVNEYLAADNDQEALEELADLLELIRAVTKIHDSSIEQVEKIRREKSDQRGSFHNQVYLVEVED
- a CDS encoding phosphorothioated DNA-binding restriction endonuclease, with the translated sequence MDKQLLREKVEHLTIWKKHDQRAPHKPLLILYALGRLVTHQQRWIPFKQAYTKMEHLLKEYGPPRKSYHPEQPFVRLVNDGIWQLTPSVDHQKFTKTELLVKEIQGGFTPEVQKLLEKDRSLPFEIANDILVKHFPETYHEELLQEFVLIFGFRTYRKRDAAFRRKIIHAYEGRCAVCGFSAKIHGSLVGVEAAHIKWHQYGGPDMEDNGLALCSLHHKLFDKGIFTVTNGKKVWVSEYASGIENFREMMTDFHNQNIRMPFSLCYEPSSDFLEWHVREVFKGY
- a CDS encoding DUF2975 domain-containing protein — protein: MKRGSTLFLKIAVVLIGIPILALCIFVVPEIASFAAELYPDIAYINDLVLVNLYAAAIPFYFALYQAFKLLSYIDKNKAFSELSVRTLKNIKYCAITISILYVIGMPLFYLIAERDDAPGIIVLGMIIIFASLVIAVFAALLQNLLKNAIDIKSENDLTV
- a CDS encoding helix-turn-helix domain-containing protein; its protein translation is MAIIINIDVMLAKRKMSVTELSERVGITMANLSILKNGKAKAIRFSTLEAICKALECQPGDILEYRSDEDTQG
- a CDS encoding DUF817 domain-containing protein: MRALKQLIRFGWEQALSCLFPIVIFVSLAVTEIMTLPFLPRYDWLLIICLLMQWWMVRSGLETRDELKVITVFHLIGLALELFKVHMGSWSYPEEAYFKIFGVPLYSGFMYASVASYLCQAWRRLHVELVKWPPFLVVVPLSAAIYLNFFTHHYWIDVRFWLSGLVLIVFWQSWVTYEVDGTRYRMPLALSFVLIGIFIWIAENIATYFGAWEYPYQTDAWSLVHLGKVSSWLLLVIVSFLIVATLKQVKGKAPLG